The Nesterenkonia xinjiangensis genome contains a region encoding:
- a CDS encoding SufE family protein, producing MTTTTAARLPEPLAEIIEEFQAVPDQQKLELLLELSRELPEVPPRYQGSADSMEQVVECQTPLFLAFEYDDEARTAEIVFSAPPEAPTTRGFASILHQGLNGLSYEEILAVPDDVPARLGLSKAITPLRLRGMSAMLGRIKRNITAHVASLS from the coding sequence ATGACCACCACGACCGCCGCGCGCCTGCCCGAGCCGCTGGCCGAGATCATCGAGGAGTTCCAGGCGGTGCCGGACCAGCAGAAGCTGGAGCTGCTGCTGGAGCTCTCCCGAGAGCTGCCCGAGGTTCCTCCTCGGTATCAGGGCTCCGCCGACTCCATGGAACAGGTGGTGGAATGTCAGACTCCGCTGTTCCTGGCCTTCGAGTACGACGACGAGGCCCGCACAGCCGAGATCGTCTTCTCCGCGCCGCCGGAGGCTCCCACCACCCGAGGCTTCGCCTCGATCCTGCATCAGGGGCTCAACGGCCTCAGCTACGAGGAGATCCTCGCGGTGCCCGATGACGTCCCCGCACGGCTGGGCCTGTCTAAGGCCATCACGCCCCTGCGTCTGCGTGGCATGTCAGCGATGCTGGGCCGCATCAAGCGGAACATCACCGCGCACGTCGCGTCGCTGAGCTGA
- a CDS encoding alpha/beta hydrolase family protein: MSSRAHAPGTAARALPAQVGGLTARIRRVIERLPERRSRRTPDPDPPTPWLRASMLGVGTGLAAGMTLAGAASALAGHFARVVVTPAKEHAEDLEILAVVRGPAGDEVILPATPETVVEGTYGLNFHGGRASARIGEISSFSPRDGTIARRVEKVHDGDLRQVNRGWWTSVPDPTPDAAGFISRDVVVELPGGPAPAWHVPPRTRTGPLAEKNVWGVMVHGRGGRRAEGIRALGVAERLGIDALLISYRNDGEAPDAPDGRYGLGITEWEDVEAAVQHALDQGAEDVLLFGWSMGGAIALQTADRSRLAPAIRGLVLTGPVVDWIDVLGYQARANRIPEAVGRLGSWFISHPAGRRVTGLAAPVDLKALNWIDRADQLHVRTLILHSSDDDVVPYVPSRNLAERNEMVTFVPFTQARHVKEWNHDRERWEQSVVAWVTELFGGDAPAHLSSATRRAR; encoded by the coding sequence ATGTCATCCCGCGCTCACGCGCCCGGCACGGCAGCGCGTGCCCTGCCCGCTCAGGTCGGCGGCCTGACAGCACGGATCCGACGGGTCATCGAGCGGCTCCCCGAGAGACGTTCCCGACGGACTCCCGATCCGGACCCGCCGACGCCCTGGCTGCGAGCCTCGATGCTCGGCGTCGGCACCGGCCTGGCCGCCGGCATGACGCTGGCCGGGGCCGCCTCCGCCCTGGCGGGCCACTTCGCACGCGTGGTGGTCACGCCGGCCAAGGAGCATGCCGAGGACCTGGAGATCCTCGCTGTGGTGCGTGGACCCGCCGGTGACGAGGTCATCCTGCCGGCCACTCCCGAGACGGTCGTGGAGGGCACCTACGGACTCAACTTCCACGGTGGCCGGGCCAGCGCACGGATCGGGGAGATCAGCTCCTTCAGCCCTCGCGACGGCACGATCGCCCGCCGCGTCGAGAAGGTCCACGACGGGGACCTTCGCCAGGTGAACCGGGGATGGTGGACCTCCGTGCCGGACCCGACGCCCGACGCCGCCGGCTTCATCTCCCGCGACGTCGTCGTCGAGCTCCCGGGCGGACCGGCCCCGGCGTGGCACGTGCCCCCGCGCACCCGCACCGGCCCGCTGGCTGAGAAGAACGTCTGGGGGGTGATGGTCCATGGACGTGGGGGTCGACGCGCCGAGGGCATCCGTGCGCTGGGGGTGGCCGAGCGGCTCGGCATCGACGCCCTGCTGATCTCCTACCGCAACGACGGCGAGGCCCCGGACGCGCCCGATGGACGCTACGGACTCGGCATCACCGAATGGGAGGACGTGGAGGCCGCGGTGCAGCACGCTCTGGACCAGGGGGCCGAGGACGTCCTGCTCTTCGGCTGGTCCATGGGCGGGGCCATCGCTCTGCAGACTGCGGACCGGTCGCGGCTCGCACCGGCGATCCGAGGGCTGGTGCTCACCGGGCCGGTCGTGGACTGGATCGATGTGCTGGGCTACCAGGCACGGGCCAACCGCATCCCGGAGGCCGTGGGACGCCTGGGAAGCTGGTTCATCTCGCATCCGGCGGGACGCCGCGTGACCGGGCTGGCTGCCCCGGTGGACCTCAAGGCGTTGAACTGGATCGACCGTGCCGACCAGCTTCACGTGCGCACGCTGATCCTGCACAGCAGCGATGACGACGTCGTGCCCTACGTCCCCTCACGGAACCTCGCCGAGCGGAACGAGATGGTCACCTTCGTACCGTTCACCCAGGCGCGGCACGTCAAGGAGTGGAACCACGACCGTGAACGCTGGGAGCAGAGCGTGGTGGCGTGGGTGACGGAGCTGTTCGGCGGCGACGCACCGGCGCACCTCAGCTCAGCGACGCGACGTGCGCGGTGA
- the msrB gene encoding peptide-methionine (R)-S-oxide reductase MsrB, whose protein sequence is MSTDQTDPGAPAAFASLSDAQWRERLSPEEYYVLRQGGTERPFTGEHWDAGQPGVYRCRACGAELFTSETKFDSRCGWPSFYQPAEGANVRYLRDTGMGMERVEVRCGSCDSHLGHVFSGEGFDTPTDQRYCINSLSMTFQEEDE, encoded by the coding sequence ATGAGCACTGACCAGACCGACCCCGGCGCCCCGGCCGCATTCGCCTCGCTGAGCGACGCTCAGTGGCGAGAACGACTGAGCCCCGAGGAGTACTACGTCCTGCGCCAAGGGGGTACGGAGCGCCCGTTCACCGGAGAGCACTGGGACGCCGGCCAGCCCGGCGTGTATCGCTGCCGCGCCTGCGGCGCCGAGCTCTTCACCTCCGAGACCAAGTTCGACTCCCGCTGCGGGTGGCCGAGCTTCTACCAGCCCGCCGAGGGTGCGAACGTGCGCTATCTTCGCGACACAGGGATGGGCATGGAGCGTGTGGAGGTCCGTTGCGGCTCCTGCGACTCCCACCTGGGACACGTGTTCTCCGGGGAAGGCTTCGACACCCCGACTGATCAGCGATACTGCATCAACTCCCTGTCGATGACCTTCCAGGAGGAGGACGAGTGA
- a CDS encoding threonine aldolase family protein, with translation MTSIDLTAAERAAESAAPAVPADLLDPGFASDNTAGISPAVLGAITDANTGSALPYGGDGVTARLEHVIREEFGSQAQIFPVFTGTGANVVSLQAMLPRWGAAICTRQAHVNTDEGAAPERVGAIKLLARPRPDGRLTPEDVDAELGAQGFVHAAQPLAVTLTQSTEVGTVYSPAQIAAVAERAHAAGLGVHMDGSRISNAAAALGVSLREVTTDVGVDVLSLGGTKNGALAAEAVVVLNPDRVTGLDYIRKFSMQLASKQRFVSAQLLELFGTDLWRRNAEHANAQARRLGERLAQIDGIELSSPAQVNAVFPKMPRHVVAALQSRYLCHVWDEAADGDPIIRLMCSFATSDAQIDELVDHARRASTARLAHGG, from the coding sequence GTGACCAGCATCGACCTGACCGCCGCTGAGAGGGCCGCGGAGTCAGCGGCACCAGCTGTGCCGGCGGACCTGCTCGACCCGGGCTTCGCCTCGGACAACACCGCCGGGATCTCGCCGGCGGTCCTCGGGGCCATCACCGACGCCAACACGGGTTCTGCCCTCCCCTACGGCGGGGACGGTGTGACAGCACGGCTGGAGCATGTCATCCGTGAGGAGTTCGGATCGCAGGCGCAGATCTTCCCGGTGTTCACCGGCACGGGCGCCAACGTGGTCTCCCTGCAGGCGATGCTGCCTCGCTGGGGAGCCGCCATCTGCACCCGCCAGGCACATGTGAACACTGACGAGGGTGCCGCGCCGGAACGAGTGGGGGCGATCAAGCTGCTGGCCCGCCCTCGCCCCGACGGTCGCCTCACCCCGGAGGACGTCGACGCGGAACTGGGTGCACAGGGCTTCGTCCATGCCGCACAGCCGCTGGCCGTGACGCTCACCCAGTCCACCGAGGTCGGCACCGTCTACTCCCCCGCCCAGATCGCCGCCGTGGCCGAGCGGGCGCACGCCGCGGGCCTGGGAGTGCACATGGACGGATCACGGATCTCCAACGCGGCCGCGGCCTTGGGCGTGTCTCTGCGTGAGGTCACCACCGACGTCGGCGTCGACGTCCTCAGTCTGGGCGGCACCAAGAACGGGGCGCTGGCGGCCGAGGCCGTCGTCGTCCTGAACCCGGACAGGGTGACCGGGCTCGACTACATCCGGAAGTTCTCGATGCAGCTGGCCAGCAAACAGCGGTTCGTCTCCGCCCAGCTGCTCGAGCTCTTCGGCACGGACCTGTGGCGGCGCAACGCCGAGCATGCCAACGCACAGGCGCGGCGGCTGGGCGAGCGGCTCGCGCAGATCGACGGCATCGAACTCTCCTCCCCCGCCCAGGTCAACGCCGTGTTCCCGAAGATGCCCCGCCATGTGGTGGCGGCCCTGCAGTCGCGGTACCTGTGCCATGTCTGGGACGAGGCGGCCGACGGTGACCCGATCATCCGCCTGATGTGCTCCTTCGCCACCTCGGATGCGCAGATCGACGAGCTGGTGGACCACGCGCGCAGAGCCTCCACGGCGCGCCTCGCCCACGGTGGCTGA
- a CDS encoding DUF3000 domain-containing protein: protein MTALDPAGSARGRGLGPQISTPGIDELPESFRSALGELRRARPRHQALVEEIPAPVKLAPYAVALRAEVLEPSAKTPVHGPARLRPAPEEPDMLATGRFILLHDPQGQETWGGTFRVVIYIRAELDADMGNDPLLAEVAWTWLSDSLDQCGVEHSHAGGTATRILSESFGSLEERRASNTVELRASWTPTGSHLGRHLEAWADMVCSFAGLPPLPDGVVALPHVRRN from the coding sequence GTGACAGCACTCGATCCAGCCGGATCTGCGAGGGGACGCGGGCTCGGCCCACAGATCTCCACTCCCGGCATCGACGAGCTCCCAGAGTCCTTCCGCTCGGCCCTGGGGGAGCTGCGCCGTGCCCGACCTCGGCACCAGGCGCTCGTCGAGGAGATCCCGGCCCCGGTGAAACTCGCCCCCTACGCGGTGGCGCTGCGTGCCGAGGTGTTGGAACCTTCGGCGAAGACTCCGGTGCACGGCCCTGCCCGGCTCCGGCCGGCGCCGGAGGAACCGGACATGCTGGCGACGGGGCGCTTCATCCTGCTGCACGATCCCCAAGGCCAGGAGACCTGGGGCGGGACCTTCCGGGTGGTGATCTATATCCGTGCCGAGCTGGACGCGGACATGGGCAACGATCCCCTGCTCGCGGAGGTCGCCTGGACCTGGCTGAGTGATTCGCTGGACCAGTGCGGCGTCGAGCACAGCCACGCCGGCGGCACTGCCACGCGCATCCTCTCGGAGTCCTTCGGCAGTCTCGAGGAGCGTCGGGCCAGCAACACTGTGGAGCTGCGCGCCTCCTGGACGCCCACGGGCTCGCACCTGGGCCGGCACTTGGAAGCCTGGGCCGACATGGTCTGCTCCTTCGCCGGACTCCCGCCCCTGCCCGACGGCGTGGTGGCCCTGCCCCATGTCAGGAGGAACTGA
- a CDS encoding ribonuclease D — protein MEDQEEHLPPLLTEPADGVPFVIDTPRGLQRCAEALAAGTGPVAVDAERASGFRYGQRAFLVQLKREGSGLWLIDPEPFDTLIPLQRALGSAEWILHAASQDLPCLAELGMHPHALFDTELGARLAGLPRVGLGAVVESLLGVRLAKEHSAADWSRRPLPQDWLRYAALDVELLIELRSSLSQMLEEQGKTDWAAQEFEHVRTHRPAAVPRKDRWRKTTGINKLKSPRRLAALRELWRAREHLAEQKDIAPGHVLPDSALVAAAQDMPGTVPQLLGVPGFHGRAAKREAPRWLRAVKAGAASEDLPELQRRTGAPPPPRSWKDRNPLAFRRYRTARERLVRQAERLEVMSEILLTPAVLKQVCWEPPEPIDLETVAAALAELGARPWQVEQAAAIVTVALLDPDRLDDL, from the coding sequence ATGGAGGACCAGGAAGAGCATCTTCCGCCCCTGCTGACCGAGCCCGCCGACGGAGTCCCCTTCGTCATCGACACCCCGCGAGGCCTGCAGCGCTGCGCCGAGGCCCTCGCCGCAGGCACCGGACCGGTGGCGGTCGACGCGGAGCGCGCCTCGGGCTTCCGCTATGGCCAGCGGGCCTTTCTCGTGCAGCTCAAGCGTGAGGGCTCAGGACTCTGGCTGATCGACCCCGAGCCCTTCGACACGCTCATCCCGCTGCAGCGCGCCCTCGGCAGTGCGGAATGGATCCTGCACGCCGCCTCCCAGGATCTTCCCTGCCTGGCCGAGCTGGGGATGCACCCGCACGCGCTCTTCGACACCGAGCTGGGAGCCCGGCTGGCCGGGTTGCCCCGCGTCGGCCTCGGTGCCGTCGTCGAATCCCTGCTGGGCGTCCGGCTGGCCAAGGAGCACTCGGCGGCGGACTGGTCCCGACGCCCTCTGCCGCAGGACTGGCTGCGCTATGCGGCTCTGGACGTCGAGCTGCTGATCGAGCTGCGCTCCTCGCTCAGCCAGATGCTCGAGGAGCAGGGAAAGACGGACTGGGCGGCCCAGGAGTTCGAGCATGTGCGGACGCATCGACCGGCCGCGGTCCCGAGGAAGGACCGATGGCGCAAGACCACCGGGATCAACAAGCTGAAGAGTCCGCGCCGCCTGGCAGCCCTGCGCGAGCTGTGGCGCGCCCGCGAGCACCTGGCCGAGCAGAAGGACATCGCCCCGGGCCACGTGCTCCCCGACTCTGCGTTGGTCGCCGCGGCCCAGGACATGCCCGGGACCGTGCCGCAGCTGTTGGGAGTGCCGGGATTCCACGGGCGTGCCGCCAAACGGGAAGCCCCGCGATGGCTGCGGGCGGTCAAAGCCGGGGCGGCGTCCGAGGACCTTCCTGAACTGCAGCGCCGCACCGGCGCTCCCCCTCCTCCGCGCTCCTGGAAGGACCGGAATCCGCTGGCCTTCCGCCGGTACCGCACGGCCCGGGAGCGCCTGGTCCGGCAGGCCGAGAGGCTGGAGGTCATGTCAGAGATCCTGCTGACTCCGGCGGTGCTCAAGCAGGTCTGCTGGGAACCTCCGGAGCCGATCGATCTCGAGACGGTCGCAGCAGCTCTGGCCGAGCTGGGCGCCCGTCCATGGCAGGTGGAGCAGGCCGCGGCCATCGTCACGGTCGCTCTGCTGGACCCGGACCGTCTGGACGATCTCTGA
- a CDS encoding 3-hydroxyacyl-CoA dehydrogenase NAD-binding domain-containing protein, which yields MQNAFFPDDDAVEAPMNAQSARSSSAGTDRQAITPAQTDFSGYAALAEAFSDEVLTHSRVEDVALPDDAGTLALIRLDNDAPKRPTTLGPNSLIAFGEAVAAQLPRAESGEIVGLAVIGKPGYLVAGADLGAVNTIESSELARNMAELGHQAYNLLEDFPVPSFAFINGTALGGGLEIALAAQWRTVSTGAKALSLPEAFLGLIPGWGGVYRLPRLIGPEAAAQVIFSNALANNRTLKGPQAYELGIADALLGADDFEQESLAFAARVISEDPETLTSLTRHRDRDTSEEAWERAVGSARRTVATKTGESAPAPVKALEVFTAGKDLDREQDRVAECDALAELMVTAEFANTVYAFLELVQKRAKRPAGVPETAPRQVGKVGIVGAGLMASQLAMVFAQHLQVPVVMTDVDDARVAKGLDFVSSQVEKLQTKGRLSADQAAGLKSLVTGSTDKSVYADADFIIEAVFEEIGVKKQVFAELEEIVPAETILATNTSSLSVTEMAADLRHPERVIGFHFFNPVAVMPLIEIARTPQTADEPIATAFDLAARLRKTPVLTTDSAAFVVNRILLRLMAEVQKAFDEGTDAATADQALRPIGLPMTPFTLLAMVGIPVAQHVTESLHAAFGERFHVSDNLQRLIEAGVTEIWSTDEDGRPYIKEETLALIEVGDSPRTGEQLLHDVEDALAQEIGLMLTEGVVSSPKDIDLCMILGAAWPMHRGGITPYLDQIGASARINGRTFH from the coding sequence ATGCAGAACGCATTCTTCCCTGACGACGACGCTGTGGAGGCACCCATGAACGCGCAGTCCGCCCGCTCCAGCTCCGCCGGAACCGACCGGCAGGCCATCACCCCCGCACAGACCGACTTCTCCGGCTACGCCGCCCTTGCGGAGGCCTTCTCCGACGAGGTGCTCACGCACAGCCGGGTCGAGGACGTCGCACTTCCCGACGACGCCGGCACCCTGGCGCTCATCCGGCTCGACAATGATGCGCCGAAAAGGCCCACCACGCTCGGACCGAACTCGCTCATCGCGTTCGGCGAAGCCGTGGCCGCTCAGCTGCCCCGTGCTGAGTCCGGCGAGATCGTCGGCCTCGCCGTGATCGGCAAGCCCGGATACCTGGTGGCCGGCGCGGATCTCGGCGCGGTCAACACCATCGAATCCTCGGAGCTCGCCCGAAACATGGCTGAGCTGGGCCATCAGGCCTACAACCTGCTCGAAGACTTCCCGGTGCCCAGCTTCGCCTTCATCAACGGCACCGCTCTGGGCGGCGGTCTGGAGATCGCACTGGCGGCCCAGTGGCGCACCGTCTCCACGGGCGCCAAGGCGCTCTCCCTGCCAGAGGCCTTCCTGGGGCTCATCCCCGGATGGGGCGGTGTGTACCGCCTGCCCCGGCTCATCGGCCCCGAGGCGGCCGCGCAGGTGATCTTCAGCAATGCGCTGGCCAACAACCGCACACTCAAGGGCCCGCAGGCCTATGAGCTGGGAATCGCCGACGCCCTGCTCGGGGCCGACGACTTCGAGCAGGAGTCCCTGGCCTTCGCGGCCAGGGTCATCTCCGAGGACCCCGAGACGCTGACCTCACTGACGCGACACCGGGACCGTGACACCTCCGAGGAGGCCTGGGAGCGCGCCGTGGGCTCCGCCCGCAGGACCGTGGCCACGAAGACCGGAGAGTCTGCGCCCGCCCCGGTGAAGGCGCTGGAGGTCTTCACCGCCGGCAAGGATCTGGATCGGGAGCAGGATCGGGTCGCCGAATGCGATGCGCTGGCCGAGCTCATGGTGACCGCCGAGTTCGCCAACACCGTCTACGCCTTCCTGGAGCTGGTCCAGAAGCGCGCCAAGCGTCCGGCCGGAGTGCCGGAGACGGCTCCGCGTCAGGTCGGTAAGGTCGGCATCGTCGGGGCCGGGCTGATGGCCTCTCAGCTCGCCATGGTCTTCGCCCAGCACCTGCAGGTGCCCGTGGTGATGACCGACGTCGACGACGCCCGCGTGGCCAAGGGCCTGGACTTCGTCTCCTCCCAGGTGGAGAAGCTGCAGACGAAGGGCAGGCTGAGCGCCGATCAGGCCGCAGGCCTCAAAAGCCTGGTCACCGGCTCCACGGACAAGTCCGTCTACGCGGACGCCGATTTCATCATCGAGGCGGTCTTCGAGGAGATCGGGGTGAAGAAGCAGGTCTTCGCGGAGCTGGAGGAGATCGTCCCTGCCGAGACGATCCTGGCCACGAACACCTCCTCCCTGTCGGTCACGGAGATGGCCGCCGATCTGCGGCACCCTGAGCGGGTCATCGGTTTTCACTTCTTCAACCCGGTCGCCGTGATGCCGCTGATCGAGATCGCCCGGACCCCGCAGACCGCTGACGAGCCGATCGCCACGGCCTTCGACCTTGCCGCACGGCTGCGCAAGACCCCGGTGCTGACCACCGACTCGGCCGCGTTCGTGGTCAACCGGATCCTGCTGCGCCTCATGGCCGAGGTCCAGAAGGCGTTCGATGAGGGCACCGACGCGGCCACTGCGGACCAGGCACTGCGTCCGATCGGCCTGCCGATGACGCCGTTCACCCTCCTGGCCATGGTGGGCATCCCGGTGGCCCAGCACGTGACCGAGTCGCTGCACGCAGCGTTCGGTGAGAGGTTCCATGTCTCGGACAATCTGCAGCGACTCATCGAGGCAGGCGTCACCGAGATCTGGAGCACCGACGAGGATGGCCGCCCGTACATCAAGGAGGAGACGCTGGCGCTCATCGAGGTGGGCGACTCCCCGCGCACCGGCGAGCAGCTGCTCCACGACGTCGAGGACGCCCTGGCCCAGGAGATCGGTCTGATGCTCACCGAGGGTGTGGTCAGCTCGCCGAAGGACATCGATCTGTGCATGATCCTCGGGGCCGCCTGGCCGATGCACCGCGGCGGCATCACTCCCTACCTGGATCAGATCGGCGCCAGCGCGAGGATCAACGGCCGCACCTTCCACTGA
- a CDS encoding Rieske (2Fe-2S) protein — protein MSDTCCARRAFLRSTAAGAVGLTGLSLAACGGGTEDSESAGEAVHPGDTWESVLAAEELPPGASTSASVGEHDLLLHRSGEEEVHAFTSVCTHQGCTVEAEDERFPCPCHGSVFAVDSGEPISGPATRPLTRFEAEITDGEIRVLI, from the coding sequence ATGAGTGACACATGCTGCGCCCGCCGGGCCTTTCTCCGCTCCACCGCTGCCGGGGCCGTCGGCCTGACCGGGCTCTCACTGGCAGCCTGCGGCGGCGGCACGGAGGACTCCGAGTCCGCGGGCGAGGCCGTGCATCCCGGCGACACGTGGGAATCGGTGCTCGCGGCCGAGGAGCTGCCGCCGGGAGCCTCCACGTCAGCCAGCGTCGGAGAGCATGACCTTCTGCTGCACCGCAGCGGCGAGGAAGAGGTGCACGCCTTCACGTCCGTCTGCACCCACCAGGGATGCACGGTGGAGGCTGAGGACGAGCGGTTCCCCTGCCCCTGCCATGGCTCCGTCTTCGCCGTCGACTCGGGCGAGCCGATCTCTGGGCCCGCGACCCGCCCCCTGACCCGGTTCGAGGCGGAGATCACCGACGGCGAAATTCGTGTGCTGATCTGA